A window of Pseudomonas denitrificans (nom. rej.) genomic DNA:
TGGTGCATTCCGCGCCGGCCTGCAGGCCATCGACGTGCACATGCTGATCAGTGGGTTCTGTTTCTATCGGGTGTCCAACCGCCATACGGTGGGGTCGCTGTTCCAGGTCGAGCTGGAAGACCCGGCGATCAAGGCGCGGCACAAGGACATGATCATCGAGGCGGTGTTGCGCTACGTGCGGCCCTAGGCAGGGCTGAAACTGTAAGAGCGGGCCATGCCCGCGACTGCATCCGGCGCGTGGCGATTCACCCGGTGACTTTGTGCCAATCCAGCGCCGGCCCTGCCGGCGGATCGCGGGCATGGCCCGCTCCTACAGGTTGGGGCACTGCCCATTATTGCCGGCGTACACCTGCGTAGGATGGCGTGGAGCGAAGCGATACCCATCGCGGGTACCGCGCCATGGCCCGATTACATCGCGCTGAAATGCGCCAGCATCCGCTCGCTGTCCGCTTCGACGCCACTGAACAGCTCGAACGCCTTCACTGCCTGGAACACCGCCATGTTGCCGCCATCCAGCGTGCGGCAGCCGAGGCTGCGGGCATGCCGGAGCAGCTCGGTCTCCAGCGGGAAGTAGATGATCTCCGCCACCCACAGGCCCGCGTGCAGCAGCTCCAGCGGCAGCGGCGCGCCGGGCAGCTTGGCCATGCCCACCGGCGTGGTGTTGACCAGCCCGTCCGCCTCGCTGACGGCGCCGGCCAGGTCGTGACCGACCCGCGCGCGCTGGCCGCCGAAATGGGCGTTGAGATTGTCCACCAGCGCCTGGGCGCGGGCCGAATCCACTTCGAAGATCGTCAGTTGCTGCACGCCTTCGCTGAGCAGTGCATGGGCCACTGCAGCGCCTGCGCCGCCAGCGCCCAGTTGCACCACGCGTTCGCGCGGTGCGTCGCTGAGGTTGCGCCGGAAACCTTCGGCAAAGCCCAGGCAATCGGTGTTGTGACCGATGCGCCTGCCATCGCGGAGCACCACGGTATTCACCGCGCCGATGCCGCGCGCCTCGTCGGACAGCTCGTGCAGCAGCGGAATTACTGCCTGCTTGCAGGGGAAGGTGATGTTCAGCCCGGTGTAGCCCATGCGCTCGGCGGCGGCGAGCAGGTCGGGCAGGGCGCCGGCATCGACGCCGAGAGCGTCCAGGTCGATCAGCCGGTAGAGGTAGCGCAGTCCCTGCGCGTCGCCCTCGCGCTCGTGCAGGGCGGGGGTGCGCGACGCCTGGATGCCGGCGCCGATCAGGCCGGCCAGCACGGTACGGTATTCGGTCATGGCGCTCACCCCTTCAGCAACTTGGCGAAGTGCTGGATGCCGGCGCGGTAGCCGTCGCTGCCCAGGCCAGCGATGACGCCCACGGCGATGGCGGAGACGAACGAGTGATGGCGGAACTCCTCGCGCTTGTGCACGTTGGACAGGTGCACTTCGACCACCGGCAGCTCCACGGCGGCGAGCGCATCGCGGATGGCTACCGAAGTGTGTGTCCAGGCGGCGGGGTTGATCAGGATTCCGGCGCAGCGGCCGCGCGCCTGGTGGATCCAGTCGATCAGCTGGCCTTCGTGGTTGGTCTGGCGGAACTCGATTTCCAGGCCGTGCTCGGCGCCGGTGCGCTGGCAGAGGGCAGCGATGTCGTCGAGGGTCTCGTGGCCGTAGGTGGCGGGCTCGCGGGTGCCGAGCAGGTTCAGGTTCGGCCCGTTGAGCACGAGCAGGGTATGGGGCATGAGGGTGGCTCCGTTGTTTTTGTATGGCCGAGTGGGGAATGGCCTGTAGGAGCAAAATGTACCAAATAGTTAATTTGGTCAATGTGGCGATAGAGTGGTGGGTTTTGTAGCGATCTGACGGGTTGAAGCCGTTTAATTGGCCTCAATGGCGTCGATCTCTCGTGAGATGCGCATGAGTGGCGGCGGAAGCAGAACGACAATCCGTGCGGTGATCGACCACGGAGCGTAGGGGCGGACGTTGTCCGCCGTTCGCGGGCATGGCCCGTTCCTGCATGAGCGTTCGACGTAGGGCGCATAACGCGCAGCGTTATGCGCCGCCTGGTCAACGGCGGATAACCCGTTCCGGGTTATGCGCCCTACGAAAGAAAAGCCCTCCCGGCAAAAAAAGACCCGCCAATCGGCGGGTCAGAGGGGGAAGCCTGGAGAATTGGAGAGCGGCGGCTTCAGACGTGCAAGGCATGCCCCAGCGCGCGCAGCGCAGCTTCCTGCACCGCTTCGCCGAGGGTCGGGTGGGCGTGGATGGTGCCGGCGATGTCTTCCAGGCAGGCGGCCATTTCCAGCGACTGCACGAAGGCCGTGGACAGCTCCGAGACCGCCTTGCCCACGGCCTGCCAGCCGAGGATCAGGTGGTTGTCTTTGCGGGCCACGACGCGGACGAAGCCGTCGCTGGATTCCAGGGTCATGGCGCGGCCGTTGGCGGCGAACGGGAAGCTCGCGGTCAACACCTCATAGCCGGCGGCCTGGGCCTGTTCCGGCGACAGCCCGACCACCACCACTTCCGGGTCGGTGAAGCACACCGCCGGGATCGCCGTGGGGGTGAAGGCGCGGCGCTTGCCGGCGATGATTTCCGCGACCATTTCGCCCTGGGCCATGGCGCGGTGCGCCAGCATGGGCTCGCCGGCGATGTCGCCGATGGCCCAGACATCGCGCATGGAGGTGCGGCACTGCTCGTCGATCTGCACGGCACGGCCGTTCATGTCCAGGCGCAGGGTGTCGAGGTTCCAGCCGGCGGTGTTGGGGTGGCGGCCGACGGCGACCAGCACCTGGTCGGTCTCGATCACCCGCTGGGAACCGGCGCCGTCCTGCACGCGCAGGCCTTTGCCGTCCGGCTCCAGGCCCATCACGCTGTGGCCCAGGTACAGCTCGATGCCCAGCTTGCGCAGGGAATGGGTCACCGGCCTGGTCAGTTCCTCGTCATAGGTTGGCAGGATGCGCGGCTGCGCTTCCACCACCGTGACTTCCACGCCGAGCTTGCGGTACGCGATGCCCAGTTCCAGGCCGATGTAGCCGCCGCCCACCACCGCCAGGCGCTTGGGCAGTGTCTTCGGCGCCAGTGCTTCGGTGGAGGAGATGACATTGCCACCCACCGGCAGGAAGGGCAGTTCCACGGATTTCGAACCGGCCGCCAGCAGCAGGTGCTCGGTGTGGATGTGCTGGGTGCCGCCTTCGGCAAGGTCGACCTCGACGGTCTTGCCGTCGACGATCTTCGCCCAGCCGCTGACCACGGTGACGCCGTGCTTCTTCAGCAGCGCGGCGACGCCGGTGGTCAGGCGGTCGACGATGCCGTCCTTCCATTCCACGGTGCGCTGGATATCGATGCTCGGCGCCTGCACGCTGATGCCCAGCGGCGACTTGCCGGCGAACTCGCGGGCCTTGAGGTACCCCTCGGCGGCGTGGATCAGCGCCTTGGACGGGATGCAGCCGATGTTCAGGCAAGTGCCGCCCAGGGCGGCGCCTTCCACCAGCACGGTGCGGATGCCCAGCTGGCCGGCGCGGATCGCCGCGACGTAGCCGCCGGGGCCGCCACCGATCACCAGCAGGGTGGTTTCGAGAGTCTGGTTCTGTTTCATGTCAGCGGCTTCCGTCAATCGATGAACAGGGTGGCGGGATGTTCGAGCAGGGCGCGTACGGCCTGGATGAAGGCCGCCGCGTCCATGCCGTCGACCACCCGGTGATCGAAGGACGAGGACAGGTTCATCATCTTGCGCACGACCACCTGACCGTTGACCACCATGGGCCGCTCGACCATGCGGTTGACGCCGACGATGGCCACTTCCGGGTAGTTGATCACCGGCGTGCTGACGATGCCGCCCAGTGCGCCGAGGCTGCTCAGGGTGATGGTCGAGCCGGAGAGCTCCTCGCGGCTGGCCTTGCCATGGCGCGCGGCTTCGGCCAGGCGTGCCACTTCCGCGGCATTGCCCCACAGGTCGCGGGATTCGGAGTTGCGCAGCACCGGCACCATCAGCCCGTTGTCGCTCTGGGTCGCGACGCCCAGATGCACCGCGCCGTAGCGGGTGATCACGTCGGCTTCGTCGTCATAGCGCGCGTTGAGTTGCGGGAAGTCGCGCAGAGCGACGACCATGGCGCGGGCAATGAACGGCAGCAGGGTCAGTTTGCCGCGTGCCGCCGCGTGCTTGGCATTGAGGTGCACGCGCAGCGCTTCGAGGTCAGTGACGTCGATTTCCTCGACATAGCTGAAGTGCGGGATGCGCCGTTTGGCCTCGGCCATCTTCTGCGCGATCTTGCGGCGCAGGCCGATCACCGGGATCTGGTGTTCGTCGTGGCGCGCGGCATAACCGGAGGCAATGGTCGCGCCGCCGTGTTCCAGGAAGTGCTCCAGATCTTCACGGAGGATGCGCCCGGCCGGGCCGCTGCCCTGGACGAACTGCAGCTCCACGCCCAGATCGCGGGCACGCTGGCGCACTGCCGGCGAGGCCAGCGGCTTCTCGCCCGGTGCGCGGCGCGGGGCCGGCGATGGAGCAGGGCGCGCAGCCGGGGCGACAGGCTTGCTCTCGACGCGCGGTGCCGGCTTGGGTGCCTCGGCCGCGGGAGCCGGCTTGGCTTCCGGCTTGGCCGGCGCTTCTTCGTGGGCCTTGGGTTGTGCGGCTTCACGGTGGTTGCCGTGGCCTTCCACTTCCAGGCGGATCAGCTCGCCGCCCACAGCCATCACCTGGCCGGGCACGCCGCCCAGGGCGATGATCTTGCCGGCCACCGGCGAGGGGATTTCCACGGTGGCCTTGTCGGTCATGACTTCCGCCAGCAGCTGGTCCTCATGGACCTCGTCGCCGACCTGGACATGCCACTCCACCAGCTCGACCTCGGCGATACCTTCGCCGATGTCCGGCATCTTGATGACGTGAGTGCCCATTCAGACCTCCATGGCGCGCTTGAAGGCCGCGCCGACGCGCGCGGGCCCCGGGAAGTAGTCCCATTCCTGGGCGTGCGGGTAGGGAGTGTCCCAGCCGGTCACGCGCGCAATGGGGGCTTCGAGGTGGTGGAAGCAGTTTTCCTGGACCAGCGACATCAACTCGGCGCCGTAGCCACAGGTGCGGGTGGCCTCGTGGACGATGACGCAGCGGCCGGTCTTCTTCACCGACTCGACGATGGTGTCCAGGTCCAGCGGCCAGAGGCTGCGCAGGTCGATGATCTCGGCATCGATGCCGGTTTCCTCGGCGGCGGTCTGGGCCACGTAGACGGTGGTGCCGTAGGTCAGCACGGTCAGTTCGGAGCCGGGGCGGGCGATGGCCGCCTTGTCCAGCGGCACGCTGTAGTAACCCTCCGGCACCTGGCTGGCCGGGTGCTTGGACCAGGGCGTCACCGGGCGGTCGTGGTGGCCGTCGAACGGGCCGTTATACAGGCGCTTGGGTTCGAGGAAGATCACCGGGTCGTCGTTCTCGATGCAGGCGATCAGCAGGCCCTTGGCGTCGTACGGGTTGGACGGCATGACGGTGCGCAGGCCGCAGACCTGGGTGAACATCGCCTCCGGGCTCTGGCTGTGGGTCTGCCCGCCGTAGATGCCGCCGCCGCAGGGCATGCGCACCACCATGGGGACGGTGAAGTCGTTGACCGAGCGGTAGCGGATGCGCGCGGCTTCCGAGACCAGCTGGTCGGTGGCCGGGTAGACATAGTCGGCGAACTGGATTTCCACCACCGGGCGCAGGCCGTAGGCGCCCATGCCGACGGCGGCGCCGATGATGCCGCTCTCGGAGATCGGCGCGTCGAACACCCGCGAGGTGCCGTACTTCTTCTGCAGGCCTTCGGTGCAGCGGAACACGCCGCCGAAGTAGCCGACGTCCTGGCCGAACACCACGACGTTTTCGTCGCGTTCGAGCATCACGTCCATGGCCGAGCGCAGCGCCTGGATCATGGTCATGCTGGTGACCGCCTGGGCGTTCTCGTGTTGCTGGTTCATGGCATTCATACCCCGAGCTCCTGGCGCTGCCGGCGCAGGTGTTCCGGCAGGTCCTTGTAGACGTCGTCAAACAGGTTGGCGGCGCTGAACACGTGGCCGTCCACCAGCGAGCCGTGGCGTTCGGCTTCCTTCTGCGCGGCGATCACTTCGGCTTCCAGTTCCTTCTTCAGCGCTTCCTGCTGCTCCTCGGACCAGATGCCGAGGCCGATCAGGTGCTGCTTGAGGCGGGCGATGGGATCGCCCAGCGGGAAGTTGGTCCAGTCGTCGGCGGGGCGGTACTTGGATGGATCGTCCGACGTGGAGTGCGGGCCCGCGCGATAAGTGACCCACTCGATCAGGCTCGGGCCATGGCCACGGCGGGCGCGCTCGGCGGCCCATTGCGAGGCGGCGTAGACGGCGAGGAAATCGTTGCCGTCCACCCGCAGTGAGGCGATGCCGCAGCCCACGCCACGGTTGGCGAAGGTGGTGCCTTCACCGCCGGCGATGGCCTGGAAGGTGGAGATCGCCCACTGGTTGTTGACCACGTTGAGGATCACCGGCGCGCGGTAGACGTGGGCGAAGGTGAGGGCAGTGTGGAAGTCGGATTCGGCGGTGGCGCCGTCGCCGATCCAGGCCGACGAGATCTTGGTGTCGCCCTTGATCGCCGAGGCCATGCCCCAGCCGACGGCCTGGATGAACTGGGTGGCGAGGTTGCCGGAGATGGAGAAGAAACCCTTCTCGCGGCTGGAGTACATGATCGGCAGCTGGCGGCCCTTGAGCGGGTCCTGCTCGTTGGAGAGCAGCTGGCAGATCATGTCCTTGAGCGGGTAGTCGCGGGTGATCAGGATGCCTTGCTGACGGTAGGTCGGGAAGGTCATGTCACCGTCGCGCAGGGCCATGGTGTGGGCGGTGGCGATAGCCTCTTCACCCAGGCACTGCATGTAGAAGGACATCTTCTTCTGGCGCTGGGCGGTGAGCATGCGCGCGTCGAAGATGCGCGTCTTGAGCATCAGGCGCATGCCGCGCAGCAGTTGCTCGTGGCTCAGGTCCGGAGCCCAGGGGCCGACGGCGTTGCCGTCTTCGTCGAGCACGCGCACCAGGCTGAAGGCCAGGTCGGTGGTCTGCGCGGGTTCCACGTCGATGTCGGGCTTGCGCACCTCGCCGGCGGGCGACAGGTGCAGGTAGGAGAAGTCGGTCTTGCAGCCCGGGCGTCCGGTGGGCTCGGGGACGTGCAGGCGGAGCGGAGCGTAGTCGGTCATGGTCGGTCTCCAGTTGTGATCGTGGGTGTGGATCAGCAGACGGAAGAGGCCATGCCTGGCGGGCGCACCCGGCCGGGTAGGGCTACGGTGCGGGTGCCGCGCGGGGTCGCGTGGCGGGGGGTGACATCACTCATGGTGAGGTCCTCGGTTGTTGTAGTTGTGGTTTCAGTATAGGTGTGACCGGTTGGTTTTTTGCTCCAAATTGACTAGCTATAAGCTTCGGGATTAGTGTGTTTGAACTATAAAAACAACGCTCCGTAGTACGAGGGAAAATGGCTGATCTTGACCGCACCGACCTGAAAATCCTCCGCGCCCTGGCCGATGACGGCCGCCTGTCCTGGCGCGATCTGGCGCAGAACATCGGCCTGTCGCTGACCCCGACCCTGCGCCGGGTGCGCCGCCTGGAGGAAGAGCAGTACATCCAGGGTTACTTCGCGCGCCTCGACGAGGAGCGCCTGTCCGGCGGCATGAGCGTGTTCGTCTCGGTGTCGCTGGAAAAACAGACCGGCGACTACCTCGCCCGGTTCGAAGAACGCATCGTCCAGGCGCCGCAGGTGATGAGCTGCTTCCAGATGACCGGCGACGCCGACTACATGCTGCGGGTGGTGGTGAAGGACCTGTCGGCCTATCAGCTGTTCCTCACCAATACGCTGACGCAGATTCCCGGCGTGGCGGGGATCAAGTCGGCCTTCGCGCTGAAGTCGGTGATGCTGCGCTCGGCGCCGCCGATCTGAGCCCGCGCAGGAGCTATCAGTGAGCGCATGGGTAGGATGGGTGGAGCGCAGCGATACCCATGCTGATCGTGCGTCGAATTGATGGGTATTGCTGGGCTCCACGCCATCCTACGACGAGGCACGCCGGACACTTTGGCGTGGAGGATCAACCCTCGCGGCGGAACTGCTCGCGATACTGCGTTGGCGTGACGCCCAGGCGCTGGGCGAACACCAGGCGCATGCGCGCCGCGCTGCCGAAGCCGCAGCGCCAGGCGATCACTTTCAGCGCCAGATCGCTGCCTTCCAGCAATCCACGAGCGGCGTCGATGCGGGCGCGCTGGACGAACTCGGCCGGCGTCACGCCCGCCTCGCGGACGAACACGCGGGCGAAGCTGCGCGGGCTCATCGCCACTTCGGCGGCCAGTTGCGGCACACCCAGCGGCTGGTCGAGGTTTTCCTGCACGTAGCGCTGGATGCGCGCCACCGGCGAGCCTTCATCGGCCGGCGCCTGCAGGAAGGGGCTGAATTGCGACTGCCCGCCCTGACGCTGCGCCACCACCAGCAGCCGCTTGGCCACCGACAGCGCCACCGCCGCGCCATGGTCCTCGGCGACCAGGGCCAGTGCCAGGTCGATACCGGCAGTCACGCCGGCCGAGGTCAGCAGTGCGCCATCGCGCACATGAATCCGGTCCGGCTCCACCAGCGCCCGTGGGAACAACTCGGCCAGCCGTCGTGCATCGCTCCAGTGGGTCGTCACGCGCTTGCCGTCCAGCAACCCGGCATGGCCGAGCAGGAAGGCGCCGGTGCAGATCGAGCCGTAGCGCGGCGCCAGGGCGCAGGCCGCACGCAGCCAGTCGAGCAGCTCGGGCGCGGGCGATTCTTCCGGCAATTGCGGACCGCCTGGCACCAGCAGGATGTCGGCGGCGCCGTGACCTTGATCGAGACTGAAGTCGGCACCCAGCAGTTGGCCGTTGGAAGCGCGCAAAGGGAAGGGCGGAGCGGCGAGGGTCAGCACCTGGTAGCCCTGGCCGGCAGGGACGAAGGCATTGGCCTCGGCGAACACGTCCAGCGGGCCGGAAACATCCAGCGCCTGCACGCCGGGGAACAGCAGCATGGCCACGCGCCTCATGGCGCCTCCCGATCCGATCGATGGCGTTCATTCTTGCGGGAGAACGCGCTGGCCGCAAACGCTTCGAGGGTTCGAATGCTGCCAATCAGCCAACAGCAAGCGTGACAATCACACGGCAGGTCGGCTCGGGAGTCGCCATTGTTGCGCTATCTGCAGAAATTCATTGTCGAAGTCGCGCTGTGTCCCGAGCGCCCGCTCGGCTAGATTTATGGCTGTGGGCCACGATCGACGCGACCCGCGTGATCCCTGAGGTTCCTGCCATGAAATCCACCCTTAGCGCACTCTTCGCCATCCCCGCCTTGCTGCTGTCCTTCAGCGCTTTCGCCGACGATGCTGCCGTGTACCACTACGGCATGCCGCTCGACGTGGCCAAGGTACTGAGCATCTCGCAACCCAACGAACGCTGCGAAGTCAGCCAGGCCACCATGGTCTACCTGGACTCCAAGGGCGAGCAGCACACCGTCAAGTACCTGCGCCAGACCCCGATGTGCAGCAAGGTCTGACTCAGGCGCGGAACTGCTCCACCAGTCCCTGCTGCCGGCTGGCCAGGTCGTTCAGTGAGCGACTGGCGCTGGCGGCCTGCTGCGCGTGATCGGAAATGGTCTGGGTGACGTCCCGGATGCCGGCGATGTTGCGGTTGATCTCCTCGGCAACGCTGCTCTGTTCCTCCGCCGCGCTGGCGATCTGCAGGTTCATTTCGCTGATCAGGTTCACCGCTGCGCCGATCCGGCGCAGCGCGTCGATGGCCTGGCGCGCCTGATCGACGTTGCCCTGCGCCTGGGCAAAGCTGCCCTGCATGGCGCTGGTCACTGACTGGCCGCGCGCCTGCAGGTTCTCGATCACTTCGCGAATCTCTTCCACCGATTCCTGGGTGCGCCGGGCCAGCCCGCGTACTTCGTCCGCGACCACGGCAAAACCGCGCCCGGCGTCGCCCGCGCGCGCCGCTTCGATGGCGGCGTTGAGGGCGAGCAGGTTGGTCTGCGCGGCGATGCCGCAGATGACTTCGAGGATCGAGCCGATCTGCTCGTTGCTCGCCGCCAGCTGCTGCAACTCGGCCATCGCCTGGTTCATCCCCGCGGCCAGCAGGTCGATACCGCTGTTGGTGGCGTCCAGGGTGCGGAAGCCATCGTCGCAGGCCTGCTCCGCGGTGCGCGCGGCTTCGGCAGCGCGGGCGGCGCTGCGGGCGGAATCCTGGGCGGTGGCGGACATCTCCTGGAGCGCCGTGGCGACCATGTCGATCTCGCGGAACTGTTGCTGCATGCCGTCGCTGGTCTGCCGGGCGATCTGCGCCGAGCGGTCGGCGGTGGAGTGCGCCTCGCGGGTCGCTGACTGCACGGCGGCTATGCTCGGCTGCAACTTGTCGAGGAAGCGGTTGAAGGCGGTGGCCAGCCGGCCCAGTTCGTCGTGGCGCGGGTAATCGAGGCGGCGGGTGAGGTCGCCTTCGCCGTCGGCGATATCTTCCAGCATCCGCGCCAGGCGCAGGATCGGCCGGCTGATGCCGAGCGCGGTGAGCGCCACCAGCAGCATGCCGAGCATGCCCGGCGGCGATGCCTACGCCGGTTTCCAGCGCGGTGCTTTTCCAGCGCAGGTCATCCAGCGTGCCCTTGAGGCGTTCCGCCGGGGCGAGCATCACCGCGCGCGGCACGCTGAGCAGGATGCCCCAGGGCGCGGCGTCCGGCACCGGCGCGAGGCTGTCCAGCACGCTGATGGAGGCACCGTCATCAAAGGACTGCGAGCGCCCGGCGACAATCTCGGCGAGCACGGTTTTGTCTGCGAACTTCTGCCCCAGCTTCGAGGCGTCGCCGCTGTCGCCTGCGATCAGGCCGTTGGGGCTGAGGATGCGGATGCGGCCCTGGCCGTCGAACAGGCTGCGGCTGCCTTCCGCGCTGCTTTGCTGCAGCGCCGCCAGGTCGATGTCGAAGCCCACGGCAGCGATGGCTTTGCCGTTCTCCAGCAGCGGCAGGGTGACGCTGGTGACCAGCCGGCGCTGGCCGGAGGCGTCGTCGAAATACGGGTCGAGCACGCAGGGGCGGGCGTGCCCGGTGGAGCAGGTGAAGAAGGCGTTGTAGGGCTGGCCGCTGGGGCCGGGCGTGGTATCGCCAAGAACCTGCTCGGTGCCGATCACCCGCTGGGTTTGCCCGCCGTTCTGCAGCAGGTAGAGGGCGAAGCGGCCGGTCTCGTTGCTGCCCAGGTCTTCGCGGGCGGCGAACTGGCTGTCGGCGGCGTCCAGCGCATCGGGCTGGAACACCAGGAACAGGCCGAGCAGCTCCGGGTGTGCGCCGAGGGTATCGGCCATCGAATGATTGAGGGCGGTGCGCAGCGCGGCGGGGTCGAGGCCGCCCTGGTGCTGTTGCGCGCGCAGGCTCTGCACGGTGCGCAGCAAGCCTTCACCGAGCAGCAGGTTGTTCTGCAGGCGCTCGCGGATCAGCAGGGCTTGCACCTGGCCCTGGGTTTCCAGGTTGTGCCGCGCGGCAACGGCGAACAGTTCTCCGCTGTCGTGCTGGATGATGCGGCTGTCCTGCCGCGCCTGGTACAGCGAAAGACCGATCAGGACGCTGGCGACGAGGATCAGGCAGAGGCCCGCCAGCCAGGTGATACGGCCCTGGATGGACGTCAGGAGGCTGGGCATGGCGGGCTTTCCTTATGCTTCGAATCCCTGGATCAGAACGTGGTGGAGAACAGCAACTGGCTGTAGAGGTTGCTGTTGTCGTTGCCGATCTGGGTGCCGCCTTCGGCTGCGCTCTTCTTCGGCTGGTACAGGCCCACCAGCGGGATGATCACCAGGTGCTCGTTGATCGCCCACTCGGCGTAGAGGTCCAGTTCGCGACCGTCGGTGTTGCCCAGGTCGGTGTCCAGGGTGTGGAAATCGAAGTACTGCGCGCCGATGGAGAGATTCTCCAGCGGGGTGACCCTGGCGCCGACGTTGTGTACGCGCGTGTTGTTGTTGAACGGGCCGGAGTAGTTGCCCGCCACCTCGCCCTGGAACCAGGTGCCGAAGCCACGGCTGAAGCCGTAGAAGAGGGTGTCGTAGCCTTCGGAGAAGCGGCTGAAGCGGTAGCTGACATAGGGCTTCCAGGTGACATCGGAGAAGGTCCAGCCGGCCTCCAGGTACCAGGCGTTCGCAGTGTCGTCGGTGTACTGGGCGTCGCGCTTGTCCTGCCAGGCGTATTCACCGGAGAGGAACAGGTTCTCCACGCCGGCATTGCCGGTGCCGCGCAGGCTGTAGGTCTTCATGTCCTTGCGGTCGAGCTGGATGGGCGAGGCGTAGCGCTCGTCCACGTCGGTGACGTCGATGTAGGTCAGGCCGAAGGTGGCTTCCGGGGCGACGTGTTCGAGGGTGGCGACATACAGCTCGGAGTTGGCCTGGGCGCGGTTGTCCGACTTCAGGCGCATCAGGTCGCCGCGCCAGCCTTCCTTGCCGCCTATGCGCAGCACGGCGGTTTCGTCGAAGTCGCGGCGCGCCGCCAGGTAGTAGCCGCCGCCACGGTTGTATTCGCCGTCGGCCAGGCCCTTGCCCATGTTCAGGGCGTCGCCGTCGATCAGGAAGCCATCGCCGACCACGATGTTCTGGCGACCGAAGGAGAGGTCGATGCCATCCTCGCCCAGCACCGGGAACAGCCCGGCCGAGCGCCAGCCGGCGTAGGCGTCCTCGATCTTGGTGGTGCGCTCGGAGCCATCGCTGAAGCCGGCGGCGTCGCCGTCGCCCCAGGTGCCGGAGCTGAGCAGGTTGAAGGCGCCGTAGGCGGTGCCCGCGCGCCCCAGCTTCTGGTCGCCGCTCAGGCCGTACTTGATGAAGCCTTCCTGCCAGGACGACGAGCCCTCGTCCAGGGTGCCGGTCATGTTGTAGCGCTCCTGGCTGTGGAACAGCCCGAAGGTCGCCGAGAGGTCGGCGTTCAGGTGCGTGTCGTCGGTCGCGTACAGCTCGTAGGCGCTGGCGGAACTGGCCCCGGCGATGAGCAGGGCGAGCAGGGTGGGGCGCAGCACGGCGGCGTGGGTCATGGTGAAGGCATCCGTTTCGTTATTGTCGATTGAGGGGATGTGACTTCTGCCGATGCTAAGTAAGGGCTGGCCCTGTGCCGTTGCTCCTGTCTGCCAAGTGATTGGGTGTGGTTGCCAGATCGCCCAAGGCTTCTATTTCCGGGAAAAGTGGGCTCGCTGCGCCGAAAAGGTGCAGATAGTCGGAATTCCTGCCGATCAGCGCGAACGCGAGATCAGTGACGGTTGCTCCGCATACAGGCGTTTGTACAACGCCGAGAAGTGACTGGAACTGGCGAACCCCAGGTCCAGTGCCAGGTGGGTGATGCTCTGCTGCGGCTCCTGCTTGAGCCGGCGGCGCGCCTCGGCCAGGCGCAGGCTGAGGAAGAACTGCTGCGGTGTGCTCTGGCAGATCTGCCGGAAGCAGTACTGCAAGGTGCGCTGGCTGGTGTTCAGGCGCTGGCTCAGTTCCAGCAGCGACAGCGGCTCGGAGAGGTCGGCCTGCATGCGCTCGATGGCTGCCAGCACCAGGCGGCGATGTTGCTGCAATGAGC
This region includes:
- a CDS encoding GlxA family transcriptional regulator, producing MRRVAMLLFPGVQALDVSGPLDVFAEANAFVPAGQGYQVLTLAAPPFPLRASNGQLLGADFSLDQGHGAADILLVPGGPQLPEESPAPELLDWLRAACALAPRYGSICTGAFLLGHAGLLDGKRVTTHWSDARRLAELFPRALVEPDRIHVRDGALLTSAGVTAGIDLALALVAEDHGAAVALSVAKRLLVVAQRQGGQSQFSPFLQAPADEGSPVARIQRYVQENLDQPLGVPQLAAEVAMSPRSFARVFVREAGVTPAEFVQRARIDAARGLLEGSDLALKVIAWRCGFGSAARMRLVFAQRLGVTPTQYREQFRREG
- a CDS encoding Lrp/AsnC family transcriptional regulator; amino-acid sequence: MADLDRTDLKILRALADDGRLSWRDLAQNIGLSLTPTLRRVRRLEEEQYIQGYFARLDEERLSGGMSVFVSVSLEKQTGDYLARFEERIVQAPQVMSCFQMTGDADYMLRVVVKDLSAYQLFLTNTLTQIPGVAGIKSAFALKSVMLRSAPPI
- a CDS encoding DUF2790 domain-containing protein encodes the protein MKSTLSALFAIPALLLSFSAFADDAAVYHYGMPLDVAKVLSISQPNERCEVSQATMVYLDSKGEQHTVKYLRQTPMCSKV